The following coding sequences lie in one Myxococcus xanthus genomic window:
- a CDS encoding Rrf2 family transcriptional regulator — MRRDSRLSVALHVLLHMEDMGPVVTSEAMGRLLKANPVVVRRTMAGLRDAGILTSVKGHGGGWSLARTLDTVTLGDVYEALGTPTLFSIGPHDESPGCLVEQAVNDALGKALDQAAALLMQHLRSTSVADLGRGVRRRHARAVKRCVKPHA; from the coding sequence ATGAGACGCGACAGTCGGCTCTCCGTCGCCTTGCATGTCCTCCTTCACATGGAGGACATGGGCCCCGTGGTGACGTCAGAGGCGATGGGGCGGCTGCTGAAGGCCAATCCCGTGGTGGTCCGGCGGACCATGGCCGGACTTCGGGATGCAGGCATCCTCACCTCGGTGAAGGGGCACGGGGGAGGGTGGTCGCTGGCGCGCACGCTCGACACGGTGACGCTGGGGGACGTGTACGAAGCGCTCGGAACGCCGACGCTCTTCAGTATCGGCCCGCATGATGAAAGTCCGGGCTGTCTCGTGGAGCAGGCCGTCAATGATGCGCTGGGAAAGGCGCTGGACCAGGCCGCGGCGCTGCTCATGCAACACCTTCGCAGCACGTCCGTGGCGGACCTGGGACGCGGCGTTCGCCGCCGTCACGCTCGTGCCGTGAAGCGGTGCGTCAAGCCTCATGCCTGA
- a CDS encoding alpha/beta fold hydrolase, with protein MADITHRTVKTNGINLHIAEAGSGPLVLLLHGWPESWYSWRHQLPALAAAGYHVVAPDVRGYGQSDKPEAIEAYSMKQLVGDAVGLLDALGEKTAIVIGHDWGSAIAWNCAALHPDRFRAVVGMSVPHLGRAPMPPMQLFQHMFGEKWFYILYFQEPGVAEAEFEADVPRTVRTILTGTPGFDVTNPAVLAKKKGGGFLAGLDVPETLPDWLTEADVAYFAKELAGSGFRGGLNRYRNMDRDWHELPELATAVISQPALYIVGEKDPVRAFSPVDPMKSLVPNLADIHVVPGAGHWVQQERAAEVNAALLAFLKKLPA; from the coding sequence ATGGCTGACATCACGCATCGAACCGTCAAGACGAATGGCATCAACCTGCACATCGCGGAGGCGGGTTCAGGGCCGCTCGTGTTGCTCCTGCATGGTTGGCCGGAGTCCTGGTACTCGTGGCGCCATCAGCTTCCGGCGCTGGCGGCGGCGGGGTACCACGTGGTGGCTCCAGACGTCCGTGGCTACGGCCAGAGCGACAAGCCGGAGGCCATCGAGGCGTACAGCATGAAGCAGCTGGTGGGTGATGCGGTTGGCTTGCTGGATGCGCTGGGGGAGAAGACGGCCATCGTCATCGGCCACGACTGGGGTTCGGCGATCGCCTGGAACTGTGCCGCCCTGCATCCCGACCGCTTCCGTGCGGTGGTGGGAATGAGCGTTCCCCATCTGGGGCGCGCGCCCATGCCGCCCATGCAGTTGTTCCAGCACATGTTCGGTGAGAAGTGGTTCTACATCCTCTACTTCCAGGAGCCCGGCGTGGCCGAGGCCGAGTTCGAGGCGGACGTCCCGAGGACGGTCCGGACGATTCTCACGGGCACCCCCGGCTTCGATGTGACGAATCCCGCCGTGCTGGCGAAGAAGAAGGGGGGAGGCTTCCTCGCGGGGCTCGACGTGCCGGAGACGTTGCCCGACTGGCTCACCGAGGCGGACGTCGCGTACTTCGCGAAGGAGCTCGCCGGCAGTGGATTCCGGGGCGGGCTCAATCGCTATCGCAACATGGACCGGGACTGGCACGAACTGCCTGAGCTGGCGACGGCGGTCATCTCGCAGCCAGCGCTCTACATCGTTGGAGAGAAGGACCCGGTGCGTGCCTTTTCGCCCGTCGACCCGATGAAGTCCCTGGTGCCGAACCTGGCCGACATCCACGTCGTTCCCGGCGCGGGGCATTGGGTTCAGCAGGAGCGCGCCGCCGAGGTGAATGCCGCGCTGCTGGCCTTCCTGAAGAAGCTGCCGGCCTGA
- a CDS encoding lysoplasmalogenase, translating to MRSASGSATKFLAAVGAAGALGYLLALDVVRADVRVAAKALPMLCLLLWQWPPLGRYGRWIFAGLALSLLGDVLLDVGPGLFLPGLGAFLLAHVCYVAAYVTVSRQPRWGRALPFVFLAAGASVYLWPHLGEMALPVTAYVAVICTMTWRAWAMLGSPGLARRAQGFALAGALLFAVSDGLLALKLFVRPLPGSGYGIMLCYWAAQWCIAVSAREPRQSGASRTLHTGGLGSSA from the coding sequence ATGCGCAGCGCGTCTGGCAGTGCGACGAAGTTCCTCGCGGCGGTGGGTGCCGCGGGGGCGCTGGGGTACCTCCTCGCGCTGGACGTGGTCCGTGCGGACGTCCGGGTGGCCGCCAAGGCACTGCCCATGCTCTGTCTGCTCCTGTGGCAGTGGCCGCCGCTCGGACGCTACGGGCGGTGGATATTCGCCGGACTGGCGCTGTCGCTGCTGGGAGACGTGCTGCTGGACGTGGGCCCGGGGCTGTTCCTCCCGGGCCTGGGGGCCTTCCTGCTGGCGCACGTGTGCTACGTCGCCGCGTACGTCACGGTGTCGCGCCAGCCGCGGTGGGGCAGGGCGCTGCCCTTCGTGTTCCTGGCGGCGGGGGCCAGCGTCTATCTCTGGCCCCACCTGGGCGAGATGGCGCTCCCGGTGACGGCTTATGTCGCCGTCATCTGCACGATGACGTGGCGGGCGTGGGCCATGCTGGGGAGCCCGGGGCTTGCGCGTCGCGCGCAGGGGTTCGCGCTCGCGGGGGCGCTGCTCTTCGCCGTCAGTGACGGACTGCTGGCGCTCAAGCTCTTCGTGCGCCCGCTGCCGGGCTCGGGCTACGGTATCATGCTGTGTTACTGGGCCGCGCAGTGGTGCATCGCTGTGTCCGCGCGCGAGCCCCGTCAGTCTGGCGCGTCGCGAACCCTTCATACCGGAGGGTTGGGCTCCAGCGCCTGA
- a CDS encoding right-handed parallel beta-helix repeat-containing protein → MSPLDTLSPWRLAGLLMLVATTGCLPEDPLPIHLEPSASARMMVVLPRTLASGSVTEVHATLTPVEGEEAGAVLSGGDGLWQGLVRRIASGREAEASATVRGDGGEVLAHIDVPNVGLDAHRTALVVLLPRATVSGVPGAPFIDAVLGSLAEVRPEGEVALRAVAEASSGNGALTYAWRASAGSFSDASAVAPVWTAPDVSGFVTLTLQVTNAVGLGATLDFPVRVARDHGFGADGAAAFNRWPLMVELGSLPSGEVQYGDSLHLQAEGRDEDGDTLTYAWTATCEGTFDDASARSPRFTPATPPSGACGACQFHVTMRDGRGGEHVGLVDVCVVQRLPPIIVSTAQSRTEALGAEPVLLQAVAEDPRGEALTFQWSANTGLLGTATQDGTRGEVRWSALSCVPADVEPSVRLTVTNVSGMSATHVFRIRWDDRRCGAFPPCSARWENGRVTLTADCTTEGTLYIPDGVTFDGAGHVVTAVDPEGGRFQGAVLRNRGDTAHVHDVTVEARGLSELACDAGEAGLAGIRFMGASGSVTDSEVRALHQDEGRGACQEGVAIEVRNAQDASRVDQVEVLRNHVAGYQKAGIVASGRVDVAVEDNVVEGGGPSAIIARNGIQLSFGATGQVLGNRVTGNVYTGTGYVAAGILVAGGAYYGGPVCEDVLIQGNTLEANDIGIDLSQAEADGGPLAQSSRLLVVENTLSHDVVANGMPYQAAISDLGGANVISRNRISGAGYARETLPGATFDVDVVADAAAQVAFLTPQQDVAAGACSEALVVQSQDAMGNLSALASSLLVVEAVGNVGGVTFFRDAACTQALVPLNGSGAMVLEGPQQEAVFYFRAEQAGALEVRVRGDGVSASQMHVVR, encoded by the coding sequence ATGAGTCCCTTGGACACGCTGAGCCCCTGGCGCCTCGCGGGCCTCTTGATGCTGGTGGCCACGACGGGGTGTCTCCCTGAGGACCCGCTGCCCATCCACCTGGAGCCCTCCGCGTCGGCGCGGATGATGGTGGTGCTGCCGCGCACGCTGGCGTCCGGGTCCGTCACGGAGGTCCACGCCACGCTCACGCCCGTGGAGGGGGAAGAGGCGGGCGCGGTGCTCTCAGGCGGCGACGGTCTGTGGCAGGGGCTGGTGCGACGGATTGCCTCCGGACGGGAGGCTGAGGCGAGTGCCACCGTCCGAGGCGATGGCGGTGAGGTCCTGGCGCACATCGATGTCCCGAACGTGGGCCTCGACGCACACCGGACGGCGCTGGTCGTCCTGCTTCCGCGAGCCACCGTTTCCGGCGTGCCCGGAGCGCCCTTCATCGACGCGGTGCTGGGCTCGTTGGCGGAGGTCCGGCCCGAAGGGGAGGTGGCGCTGCGCGCGGTGGCGGAGGCCTCGTCCGGGAATGGGGCGCTCACGTATGCCTGGCGGGCCTCGGCTGGAAGCTTCAGTGACGCCAGCGCCGTGGCGCCCGTCTGGACGGCGCCGGATGTGTCCGGCTTCGTCACGTTGACGCTCCAGGTGACGAACGCGGTGGGCCTGGGGGCCACGTTGGACTTCCCCGTGCGGGTGGCCCGGGACCATGGCTTCGGCGCGGACGGCGCGGCCGCTTTCAATCGCTGGCCGCTGATGGTGGAGCTGGGCTCCCTCCCTTCCGGCGAGGTCCAGTATGGCGACTCCCTGCACCTACAGGCGGAAGGCCGGGACGAGGACGGAGACACGCTCACCTACGCGTGGACGGCCACCTGCGAAGGCACCTTTGACGACGCGAGCGCGCGGTCGCCTCGCTTCACGCCGGCCACGCCGCCCTCGGGGGCCTGTGGCGCGTGCCAGTTCCACGTCACGATGCGGGATGGCCGTGGCGGTGAGCACGTCGGCTTGGTGGACGTGTGTGTGGTGCAGCGGCTGCCGCCCATCATCGTCTCCACGGCTCAGTCGCGGACGGAGGCCCTGGGCGCGGAGCCCGTTCTGCTCCAGGCGGTGGCGGAGGACCCTCGCGGTGAGGCCCTCACCTTCCAGTGGTCCGCGAACACCGGCCTCCTGGGAACCGCCACTCAGGACGGGACGCGGGGCGAGGTGCGCTGGTCCGCGCTGTCCTGTGTCCCGGCGGACGTGGAGCCGTCCGTGCGGCTTACCGTCACGAATGTCTCGGGGATGAGCGCGACGCACGTGTTCCGGATTCGTTGGGACGACCGGCGCTGTGGGGCGTTTCCTCCCTGCTCCGCCCGGTGGGAGAACGGCCGCGTGACGCTGACGGCGGACTGCACGACGGAGGGCACGCTGTACATCCCGGATGGAGTCACCTTCGACGGCGCCGGACACGTGGTGACGGCGGTGGACCCCGAAGGCGGCCGCTTCCAGGGGGCGGTGCTCCGCAACCGGGGAGACACGGCCCACGTCCACGACGTGACGGTGGAGGCGCGCGGCCTGTCGGAGCTGGCGTGTGACGCGGGCGAGGCTGGCCTCGCGGGCATCCGTTTCATGGGGGCGAGTGGCTCCGTCACCGACAGCGAGGTGCGCGCGCTGCATCAGGATGAGGGCCGGGGCGCCTGCCAGGAGGGCGTGGCCATCGAGGTGCGAAACGCCCAGGACGCGTCCCGCGTGGACCAGGTGGAGGTCCTGCGCAACCACGTCGCGGGCTACCAGAAGGCGGGCATCGTGGCCTCGGGCCGGGTGGACGTGGCCGTGGAGGACAACGTGGTGGAGGGCGGCGGTCCGTCGGCCATCATCGCCAGGAATGGCATCCAGCTGAGCTTCGGTGCCACGGGACAGGTGCTGGGCAACCGCGTCACCGGCAACGTCTATACGGGGACCGGCTATGTGGCGGCCGGCATCCTCGTCGCGGGTGGGGCCTACTACGGCGGCCCGGTGTGCGAGGACGTCCTCATCCAGGGCAACACACTGGAGGCGAACGACATTGGCATCGACCTGTCGCAGGCGGAGGCGGACGGCGGGCCGCTGGCGCAATCCTCACGGCTCCTCGTGGTGGAGAACACGTTGAGCCACGACGTGGTGGCGAACGGCATGCCGTACCAGGCGGCCATCTCGGACCTGGGCGGGGCCAACGTCATCAGCCGCAACCGCATCAGTGGCGCGGGCTATGCCAGGGAGACCCTGCCGGGCGCTACCTTCGACGTGGACGTGGTGGCGGACGCGGCGGCGCAGGTGGCCTTCCTGACACCCCAGCAAGACGTGGCGGCGGGCGCGTGCTCCGAGGCGTTGGTGGTGCAGAGCCAGGACGCCATGGGCAATCTGTCCGCCCTGGCTTCGTCCCTGCTGGTGGTGGAGGCGGTGGGGAACGTTGGAGGGGTGACCTTCTTCCGGGACGCGGCGTGTACGCAGGCCCTGGTGCCTCTGAATGGCAGCGGCGCCATGGTCCTGGAGGGACCGCAGCAGGAAGCGGTGTTCTATTTCCGCGCGGAACAGGCAGGGGCCCTGGAGGTGCGGGTGCGAGGCGACGGGGTGAGTGCCTCCCAGATGCACGTGGTGCGTTAG
- a CDS encoding APC family permease, protein MSLRQLLFGRPISNEQAEEEKIGPLTGIPVLGLDALASAAYGPEAALTVLLVLGSAGPRYIGLITSIIVALLLVVQFSYRQTIAAYPDGGGSFSVARANLGVRPALLAAAALGLDYVLNVAVAISAGVGALVSAIPSLFPHTLLLCLVLLGLIMVVNLRGIRAAGMAFLLPTYLFVGCLGITLLTGVWKVLTSVGSPVPVVAPPRLPESTATASLWLLMHAFASGCTAMTGIEAVSNGVPIFRESRVRNARRTLMCIVSILVMLLGGVAWMSHAYDIGATAPGQAGYQSVLSQIVAAVTGRGAFYYVTLAAIVCVLCLSANTSFADFPRLCRALALDSNLPPAFAHVGQRLVYSTGIVTLTLMAAVLLVVFNGVTDHLIPLFAVGALSAFTLSQLGMVMHWRRLGGRGTRRFQWVNGVGAACTAVALCVVAAAKFEEGAWLTVVFIPLSYALLRTSRRHAERVRAATETLHPIPVQALAAPVVVVPLRRLDRVAQKGLRLALSMSPDVYAVQVLGQPDAPEQLARRWEWQVAAPLRKAGRPVPRLDVLVPTYRQVMDPLLGYVRKLAAEHPGRFIAVLVPELVERRWHHFILPSHTATLLKMMLLVRGGPRVVVINAPWYLRESSGRRGRLR, encoded by the coding sequence ATGTCCCTGCGGCAGCTCCTGTTCGGCAGGCCCATCTCGAACGAGCAGGCGGAAGAGGAGAAGATAGGTCCGCTGACCGGTATCCCCGTGCTCGGGCTGGACGCGCTGGCCTCCGCCGCCTACGGGCCCGAGGCCGCGCTCACCGTCCTGCTCGTGCTGGGCAGCGCCGGGCCGCGGTACATCGGCCTGATCACCAGCATCATCGTGGCGCTGCTGCTCGTGGTGCAGTTCTCCTACCGGCAGACCATCGCCGCGTATCCCGACGGCGGCGGCTCGTTCTCCGTGGCCCGCGCCAACCTGGGCGTGAGGCCCGCGCTGCTCGCGGCCGCCGCACTGGGACTGGACTACGTGCTCAACGTCGCGGTGGCCATCTCAGCCGGCGTGGGCGCGCTCGTCTCCGCCATCCCCAGCCTGTTCCCCCACACCCTGCTCCTGTGCCTGGTGCTGCTTGGCCTCATCATGGTGGTGAACCTGCGAGGCATCCGCGCCGCGGGCATGGCCTTCCTGCTACCCACCTACCTGTTCGTCGGCTGCCTGGGCATCACCCTGCTCACGGGCGTCTGGAAGGTGCTCACGTCCGTTGGAAGTCCCGTCCCCGTCGTCGCCCCACCCAGGCTCCCGGAGAGCACGGCCACGGCGAGCCTCTGGCTGCTGATGCACGCCTTCGCGAGCGGCTGCACGGCGATGACGGGCATCGAGGCCGTCAGCAACGGCGTGCCCATCTTCCGCGAGTCCCGCGTGCGCAACGCGCGCCGGACGTTGATGTGCATCGTGAGCATCCTGGTGATGCTGCTCGGCGGCGTGGCGTGGATGAGCCATGCCTATGACATCGGCGCGACCGCGCCGGGCCAGGCCGGTTACCAGAGCGTGCTGTCCCAAATCGTGGCCGCGGTCACCGGGCGCGGTGCCTTCTACTACGTGACGCTGGCGGCCATCGTCTGCGTGCTCTGCCTGTCCGCCAACACGAGCTTCGCGGACTTCCCCCGCCTGTGCCGCGCGCTGGCGCTCGACAGCAACCTGCCTCCGGCGTTCGCCCACGTGGGCCAGCGCCTCGTGTACTCCACGGGCATCGTCACCCTGACCCTGATGGCCGCCGTGCTGCTGGTGGTGTTCAACGGCGTGACGGACCACCTCATCCCGCTGTTCGCGGTGGGGGCCCTGTCTGCCTTCACGTTGTCCCAGCTCGGCATGGTCATGCACTGGCGGCGCCTGGGCGGGCGCGGCACGCGGCGGTTCCAGTGGGTGAATGGCGTGGGCGCGGCCTGCACCGCCGTGGCGCTGTGCGTGGTGGCGGCGGCCAAGTTCGAGGAGGGCGCCTGGCTGACCGTCGTCTTCATTCCCCTGTCCTATGCGCTGCTCCGGACCTCGCGGCGCCACGCCGAGCGCGTCCGCGCCGCCACCGAGACACTCCACCCCATCCCGGTGCAGGCGCTCGCCGCGCCCGTGGTGGTGGTGCCCCTCCGGCGCCTGGACCGGGTGGCGCAGAAGGGCTTGCGGCTGGCCCTGTCCATGTCCCCGGATGTGTACGCCGTGCAGGTCCTAGGACAACCGGACGCACCGGAGCAATTGGCGCGGCGCTGGGAGTGGCAGGTGGCCGCCCCCCTTCGGAAGGCCGGACGGCCCGTGCCACGACTGGACGTGCTCGTGCCGACCTATCGCCAGGTCATGGACCCGTTGCTGGGCTACGTCCGGAAGCTCGCCGCGGAGCATCCGGGCCGGTTCATCGCGGTGCTGGTGCCGGAGCTCGTCGAGCGCCGCTGGCACCACTTCATCCTCCCCAGCCACACCGCCACGCTGTTGAAGATGATGCTCCTGGTTCGCGGCGGGCCCCGCGTCGTCGTCATCAACGCGCCCTGGTACCTGCGCGAATCCTCGGGCCGGCGGGGGCGGCTCAGATGA
- a CDS encoding NAD-dependent epimerase/dehydratase family protein has product MSAAEPWKVDGGRTVIFGGAGFIGSNLADHYLSEGRTVRVVDNLTRPGAVHNLRWLQARHGARLEVMTADVRDAYAVKQSVVGASQVFHFAAQVAVTTSLETPVTDFEVNAGGTLNVLEALRAMERPASLVFTSTNKVYGCMPGVELVQKPSRYEPRDAGLRGHGVGEACPLDFESPYGCSMGAADQYVLDYARAYGLRTVVFRMSCIYGPRQFGTEDQGWVAHFLLRMLEGRPLTLYGDGKQVRDILDVGDLVRALGLAQQHIGRLKGQAFNIGGGPSRTVSLLELLGLISQRTGLRPALQFEDWRTGDRRYYVSDTRKFQAATGWAPQVGVAEGVDRLHDWLRTLMLGRPVASGQGGAREVHAG; this is encoded by the coding sequence ATGAGCGCGGCGGAACCTTGGAAGGTGGATGGGGGCAGGACGGTCATCTTCGGCGGGGCCGGCTTCATCGGCTCCAACCTGGCGGACCACTACCTGTCCGAGGGGCGGACCGTGCGCGTCGTCGACAACCTGACGCGCCCCGGCGCGGTGCACAACCTGCGTTGGCTCCAGGCTCGGCATGGCGCCCGGCTGGAGGTGATGACGGCGGACGTACGGGATGCCTATGCGGTGAAGCAATCCGTCGTCGGCGCCAGCCAGGTCTTCCACTTCGCGGCCCAGGTGGCTGTCACCACCAGCCTGGAGACGCCCGTCACCGACTTCGAGGTCAACGCGGGCGGCACCCTGAACGTGCTGGAGGCGCTGCGTGCCATGGAGCGGCCCGCCTCGCTCGTCTTCACCTCCACCAACAAGGTCTACGGCTGCATGCCGGGCGTGGAGCTCGTCCAGAAGCCCAGCCGCTACGAGCCTCGGGACGCGGGCCTGCGCGGTCACGGCGTGGGGGAGGCCTGCCCGCTGGACTTCGAGAGCCCCTATGGCTGCTCCATGGGCGCGGCGGACCAGTACGTGCTCGACTACGCGCGGGCCTACGGGCTGCGGACGGTGGTGTTCCGGATGAGTTGCATCTACGGCCCCCGGCAGTTCGGCACCGAGGACCAGGGCTGGGTGGCGCACTTCCTCTTGCGCATGCTCGAAGGCCGGCCTCTCACGCTCTACGGGGATGGCAAGCAGGTGCGGGACATCCTCGACGTGGGCGACCTGGTGCGCGCGCTCGGCCTGGCGCAGCAGCACATCGGACGGCTCAAGGGGCAGGCCTTCAACATCGGCGGCGGCCCGTCGCGGACGGTGAGCCTGCTGGAGTTGCTGGGCCTCATCTCACAGCGCACCGGCCTGCGGCCCGCGCTCCAGTTCGAGGATTGGCGGACGGGGGACCGGCGCTACTACGTCTCCGACACCCGCAAGTTCCAGGCAGCCACGGGGTGGGCGCCCCAGGTGGGAGTCGCCGAGGGCGTGGACCGGCTCCACGACTGGCTGCGGACCCTGATGCTCGGGCGGCCGGTGGCGTCCGGGCAGGGAGGGGCGCGTGAGGTCCACGCAGGTTAG
- a CDS encoding GNAT family N-acetyltransferase has protein sequence MTPIPCGPAYTLQTARTLLRCWSPADAARALRAIDASLDHLRPWLDWARHYPISVEQQAAVLRRFRGSFDLGQDFTYAVFDRGGTEVLGGCGLHPRVGEGGREIGYWIAAQHAGQGLATEVAAALVRVAFELDGLRRVEIHCDPLNVPSVAVARKLGFTHEGTLRQRLQAADGSWRDIMLWTLLAEDYRASPAAASNLEAFDVLGQKLL, from the coding sequence ATGACTCCGATTCCCTGCGGGCCTGCGTACACCCTCCAGACAGCACGAACCCTGCTCCGCTGCTGGTCACCCGCTGACGCCGCGCGTGCGCTCCGCGCCATCGACGCCAGCCTCGACCACCTGCGCCCCTGGTTGGACTGGGCGCGGCACTACCCCATCAGCGTGGAGCAGCAGGCCGCCGTCCTGCGGCGCTTTCGCGGGAGCTTCGACCTGGGACAGGACTTCACCTATGCCGTGTTCGACCGGGGTGGGACGGAGGTCCTGGGCGGTTGCGGGCTGCATCCCCGCGTGGGCGAGGGGGGCCGGGAGATAGGGTATTGGATTGCGGCCCAGCACGCCGGCCAGGGGCTCGCGACCGAAGTAGCGGCGGCGCTCGTCCGGGTCGCGTTCGAGCTGGATGGCCTGCGCCGGGTGGAGATTCACTGCGACCCGCTCAACGTGCCGAGCGTCGCGGTGGCCCGCAAGCTGGGCTTCACCCACGAAGGCACCTTGCGACAGCGCCTCCAGGCCGCTGACGGCTCGTGGCGCGACATCATGCTCTGGACCCTCCTGGCGGAGGACTATCGGGCGAGCCCCGCCGCCGCGAGCAACCTGGAAGCGTTCGACGTGCTGGGGCAGAAGCTGCTGTAG
- a CDS encoding ArnT family glycosyltransferase produces the protein MSTDAPTAAALPDVFQKRLDGLLIVALVVWGLTQLAPHLAHPAIYIWDEAMHQAAARGTHDTFFTPHIYKDPVFPADPRHWWAAHVWMHKPTGPFWFGALMMHVVGVTPLALRLASLLGHLAAAVSIYLIARRPAGRFWAVLGAAGFLAMPFGWQLVQGRIFGDVTDCTLTGCNAVAVALLFHATRQGSWRWGLAAGAAVGLGFLCKTGLALTPLGIAATLWALGRLRFCPGPRFSTVVAMVGMAVLLAAPWSFYSAWRWPELHDLEARVTRAHLFADPTVDVGPWHRPVDALLNEVNTQSLAPLPAALPLLAFVWLLVRAVRRRELEVVGLALWVGATWLVLSLSVVKVPAIAWGAVPAVLAALAIAGADARRHPALAAALLAAAATPWFVKHLPVLGDVRAVLPTVLAQTRARPGLAEGLVVAAAAALLVALVCWRLPRKLSWAPLGLGLLASGVLAWLLAFTFPEAKADYQSKHLDDLYVTYSREVGRALEQQTPARSVLFLAQDSDVPNSMEYLSLMFWSNRMAYRRPPDIVSARKRGYHPYLVSPLAERYAPVPGVPPDAALRAYDLEAPRSEPAPLPDGVMPLVFREKDMEVLGVAAGHAGGGRDRYAFYVRAHGALRALRVVFHGPGGSVERMLAPGAALRQPATLRRASWFIVPVLGPPSADVTHLELGANGQRVTFSRPGV, from the coding sequence ATGAGCACCGACGCCCCGACTGCCGCCGCGCTCCCCGATGTCTTTCAAAAGCGTCTCGATGGACTGCTCATCGTGGCGCTCGTCGTCTGGGGATTGACTCAGCTCGCGCCCCACCTGGCGCATCCGGCCATCTACATCTGGGACGAGGCGATGCATCAGGCCGCCGCGCGCGGCACGCACGACACCTTCTTCACGCCGCACATCTACAAGGACCCGGTCTTTCCCGCGGACCCGCGCCATTGGTGGGCCGCGCACGTGTGGATGCACAAGCCCACCGGGCCCTTCTGGTTCGGCGCGCTGATGATGCACGTGGTGGGCGTGACGCCGCTGGCGTTGCGGCTGGCCTCGCTCCTGGGGCATCTGGCCGCGGCGGTGTCCATCTATCTCATCGCGCGCAGGCCGGCCGGGCGCTTCTGGGCCGTGTTGGGCGCGGCGGGCTTCCTCGCCATGCCCTTTGGCTGGCAACTCGTCCAGGGGCGCATCTTCGGCGATGTGACGGATTGCACCCTGACGGGCTGCAACGCCGTCGCGGTGGCACTCCTGTTCCACGCCACGCGCCAGGGCTCCTGGCGGTGGGGGCTGGCGGCAGGGGCGGCCGTGGGGCTGGGCTTCCTTTGCAAGACGGGGCTCGCGCTGACGCCCCTGGGCATCGCGGCCACGCTGTGGGCGCTCGGCCGGCTGCGCTTCTGTCCGGGGCCGAGGTTCAGCACGGTGGTGGCCATGGTGGGCATGGCCGTGCTCCTGGCGGCGCCATGGAGCTTCTACTCCGCATGGCGCTGGCCGGAGTTGCATGACTTGGAGGCGCGGGTGACGCGCGCCCACCTCTTCGCCGACCCGACGGTGGACGTGGGGCCCTGGCACCGGCCGGTGGATGCCCTCCTGAACGAGGTCAACACCCAGAGCCTGGCGCCGCTGCCCGCTGCGTTGCCGCTGCTCGCCTTCGTGTGGCTGCTGGTGCGCGCGGTGCGTCGGCGAGAGCTCGAGGTGGTGGGGCTCGCGTTGTGGGTGGGGGCCACCTGGCTCGTATTGTCACTGAGCGTGGTGAAGGTCCCCGCCATTGCCTGGGGCGCGGTGCCCGCCGTCCTGGCCGCGTTGGCCATCGCGGGCGCGGATGCCAGACGCCACCCCGCGCTCGCGGCGGCGCTCCTGGCGGCGGCCGCCACGCCGTGGTTCGTCAAGCACCTGCCGGTGCTCGGTGATGTCCGCGCCGTGCTCCCCACGGTGCTGGCGCAGACGCGAGCCCGTCCCGGGCTCGCCGAGGGCCTGGTCGTGGCCGCGGCGGCGGCGCTGCTCGTCGCGCTCGTGTGCTGGCGCCTACCGCGAAAGCTGTCCTGGGCGCCCCTGGGGCTGGGGCTCCTGGCCTCGGGCGTGCTCGCGTGGCTGCTGGCCTTCACCTTTCCGGAGGCGAAGGCAGACTATCAATCCAAACACCTGGACGACCTGTACGTCACCTACTCCCGCGAAGTGGGGCGCGCGCTCGAACAGCAGACGCCAGCGCGCAGTGTCCTCTTCCTCGCGCAGGACTCGGACGTGCCCAACTCCATGGAGTACCTGAGCCTCATGTTCTGGAGCAACCGCATGGCGTACCGGCGGCCGCCAGACATCGTGAGTGCTCGCAAGCGCGGCTATCACCCCTACCTCGTCTCACCGCTCGCGGAGCGCTACGCCCCCGTCCCCGGTGTGCCCCCGGATGCCGCGCTGCGAGCCTATGACCTGGAGGCGCCCCGGTCCGAACCCGCGCCACTGCCTGATGGGGTCATGCCACTGGTCTTCCGTGAGAAGGACATGGAGGTGCTGGGCGTCGCGGCGGGCCACGCGGGTGGGGGCCGTGACCGGTATGCCTTCTACGTCCGCGCCCATGGTGCTCTTCGCGCGCTGCGCGTCGTCTTCCACGGGCCGGGCGGGAGCGTGGAGCGCATGCTGGCGCCCGGCGCCGCGCTGCGACAGCCTGCCACGCTGCGGCGCGCCAGCTGGTTCATCGTGCCCGTGCTGGGGCCTCCCAGCGCCGACGTGACGCATCTGGAGCTGGGCGCCAACGGCCAGCGGGTGACGTTCTCCCGCCCGGGCGTCTGA
- a CDS encoding UDP-glucose/GDP-mannose dehydrogenase family protein translates to MRSTQVRRRAVRFLVTEWNELRRPDLKRLRALMRRPIIFDGRNVLDPRFARSDGFTYIGIGRD, encoded by the coding sequence GTGAGGTCCACGCAGGTTAGACGACGCGCCGTCCGCTTCCTCGTCACGGAATGGAACGAGCTCCGCCGCCCGGACCTCAAGCGGCTCCGCGCCTTGATGCGCCGCCCCATCATCTTCGATGGTCGCAACGTGCTCGACCCTCGGTTCGCCCGGAGCGATGGCTTCACCTACATTGGCATCGGGCGCGACTGA